The following coding sequences lie in one Anomaloglossus baeobatrachus isolate aAnoBae1 chromosome 7, aAnoBae1.hap1, whole genome shotgun sequence genomic window:
- the EAF2 gene encoding ELL-associated factor 2, whose protein sequence is MNGAVCSLFDTKERALKLGESFEKQPRCGFHTIRYDFKPASIDTSCEGDLVVGKGDQVTITLPNLEGSTAPLTVFKGSKRSYLRECILIVNHDTGECRLEKLSSNISVKKIRAEGSSKIQSRIEQQQQQMRNASKTPTSGKTSSPLGKLSPTSPIDDIERELMAEASVIEQMSSSGSSSESKSSSSSSSEDSSSDSEDEGKSRPAPQVPQSSSSVESGSNKPQDGGKQLMSTLRNDLQLSESGSDSDD, encoded by the exons ATGAACGGAGCCGTCTGCTCACTATTCGACACCAAAGAGCGGGCGCTGAAGCTCGGGGAAAGCTTCGAGAAGCAGCCGCGGTGCGGATTCCACACCATCCGCT ATGACTTCAAGCCAGCGTCCATCGACACCTCCTGCGAGGGCGACCTGGTGGTGGGGAAAGGGGACCAGGTGACCATAACCCTCCCCAACCTGGAG GGATCCACTGCTCCTCTAACAGTATTTAAAGGCTCGAAGCGTTCGTACCTGCGGGAATGTATCCTGATAGTGAATCATGACACCGGCGAGTGCCGTTTGGAGAAGCTGAGCAGTAATATCAGTGTGAAGAAGATCAG AGCTGAAGGAAGTAGTAAGATCCAGTCTcgcatcgagcagcagcagcaacagatgaGAAATGCCAGCAAGACTCCAACCAGCGGCAAAACCTCCTCCCCTCTAGGAAAACTTTCCCCCACGTCTCCCATAGATGACATAGAGCGAG AGCTGATGGCGGAGGCCAGCGTTATCGAGCAGATGAGCAGCTCCGGCAGCTCATCAGAGTCCAAGAGTTCGTCGTCCTCCAGCAGCGAGGACAGCTCCAGCGACTCCGAGGACGAGGGGAAGTCTCGCCCGGCCCCCCAGGTGCCGCAGTCCTCGTCCAGCGTGGAGAGCGGAAGTAACAAGCCTCAAGATGGCGGCAAGCAGCTGATGAGCACCCTGA GGAACGACCTTCAGTTGAGCGAGTCCGGCAGTGACAGCGATGACTGA